In a single window of the Chaetodon trifascialis isolate fChaTrf1 chromosome 19, fChaTrf1.hap1, whole genome shotgun sequence genome:
- the LOC139347264 gene encoding interferon-induced protein 44-like isoform X1, which produces MFPSLSRDNQSALQYVKDYKPQTGNQQLRILLHGSDGAGNSSFINSVQSVLYGRMYTQALVDNTSHDSFTRKYTTYKIQKGRSGTFYPFVFNDIMGLEQHGGVHVEDIKLALKGHVMDGYRFNPESKLSEDDRFYNKSPTANDKVHVLVCVIDANNLSIMSDKVLQKIRDIRAEASDLGIPQVVIFTKPDELSPEIKEDVKNVYKVKILKEKLEKFSADMGIPMNCIFPVKNYHEEIDIDSDVDSLILSALRSIISFGDDYINFR; this is translated from the exons ATGTTTCCCTCCCTGAGCAGAGACAATCAGAGCGCTTTGCAGTATGTAAAAGACTACAAACCTCAGACTGGAAACCAGCAGCTCAGGATTCTTCTTCATGGATCTGATGGAGCAGGAAATTCCAGCTTCATCAACTCCGTCCAAAGTGTCTTATATGGCAGAATGTACACACAGGCTTTGGTGGATAACACCTCTCATGACTCTTTTACCAGAAAG TACACAACCTACAAGATCCAAAAAGGAAGATCAGGCACCTTTTATCCTTTTGTCTTCAATGACATCATGGGCCTGGAACAACATGGAGGTGTCCATGTGGAAGACATCAAACTGGCTTTGAAGGGACACGTGATGGATGGTTACAGG TTCAATCCTGAGTCTAAGTTGTCAGAGGATGATCGATTCTACAACAAATCTCCAACTGCCAACGACAAAGTGCATGTTCTGGTTTGTGTCATTGATGCGAACAACCTATCTATCATGAGTGACAAAGTTCTGCAGAAGATTCGGGACATCAGGGCAGAAGCCAGTGACCTGG GGATTCCTCAAGTGGTCATTTTCACCAAACCTGACGAGCTCAGTCCTGAAATCAAAGAAGATGTAAAGAACGTCTACAAGGTCAAGATCCTGAAGGAGAAG ttgGAGAAATTCAGTGCAGATATGGGAATTCCTATGAACTGCATCTTCCCCGTGAAGAACTACCATGAAGAAATTGACATCGACAGTGATGTTGACTCACTGATCCTGAGCGCACTGAGAAGCATCATCAGCTTTGGAGATGATTACATCAACTTCAGATAG
- the LOC139347264 gene encoding interferon-induced protein 44-like isoform X2 translates to MFPSLSRDNQSALQYVKDYKPQTGNQQLRILLHGSDGAGNSSFINSVQSVLYGRMYTQALVDNTSHDSFTRKYTTYKIQKGRSGTFYPFVFNDIMGLEQHGGVHVEDIKLALKGHVMDGYRFNPESKLSEDDRFYNKSPTANDKVHVLVCVIDANNLSIMSDKVLQKIRDIRAEASDLGIPQVVIFTKPDELSPEIKEDVKNVYKVKILKEK, encoded by the exons ATGTTTCCCTCCCTGAGCAGAGACAATCAGAGCGCTTTGCAGTATGTAAAAGACTACAAACCTCAGACTGGAAACCAGCAGCTCAGGATTCTTCTTCATGGATCTGATGGAGCAGGAAATTCCAGCTTCATCAACTCCGTCCAAAGTGTCTTATATGGCAGAATGTACACACAGGCTTTGGTGGATAACACCTCTCATGACTCTTTTACCAGAAAG TACACAACCTACAAGATCCAAAAAGGAAGATCAGGCACCTTTTATCCTTTTGTCTTCAATGACATCATGGGCCTGGAACAACATGGAGGTGTCCATGTGGAAGACATCAAACTGGCTTTGAAGGGACACGTGATGGATGGTTACAGG TTCAATCCTGAGTCTAAGTTGTCAGAGGATGATCGATTCTACAACAAATCTCCAACTGCCAACGACAAAGTGCATGTTCTGGTTTGTGTCATTGATGCGAACAACCTATCTATCATGAGTGACAAAGTTCTGCAGAAGATTCGGGACATCAGGGCAGAAGCCAGTGACCTGG GGATTCCTCAAGTGGTCATTTTCACCAAACCTGACGAGCTCAGTCCTGAAATCAAAGAAGATGTAAAGAACGTCTACAAGGTCAAGATCCTGAAGGAGAAG tga
- the LOC139348150 gene encoding interferon-induced protein 44-like produces the protein MYTQALVDNIFDVSFTRKYTTYKIQKGRSSTFYPFVFNDIMGLEQRGGVHVEDIKLALKGHVMDGYRFNPESKLSEDDRFYNKSPTDNDKVHVLVCVIDANNLSIMNKEVLQKIRDIRAEASDLGIPQVVIFTKPDRVSPEIKADVKNVYKVKILKQKLEKFSADVGIPMNCIFPVKNYHEEIDIDSDDDSLILSALRSIISFGDDYINFKQSAERLTCFNTE, from the exons ATGTACACACAGGCTTTGGTGGATAACATCTTTGATGTCTCTTTTACCAGAAAG TACACAACCTACAAGATCCAAAAAGGAAGGTCAAGCACCTTTTATCCTTTTGTCTTCAATGACATCATGGGCCTGGAACAACGCGGAGGTGTCCATGTGGAAGACATCAAACTGGCTTTGAAGGGACACGTGATGGATGGTTACAGG TTCAATCCTGAGTCTAAGCTGTCAGAGGATGATCGATTCTACAACAAATCTCCGACTGACAACGACAAAGTGCATGTTCTGGTTTGTGTCATTGATGCGAACAACCTATCTATCATGAACAAAGAAGTTCTGCAGAAGATTCGGGACATCAGGGCAGAAGCCAGTGACCTGG GGATTCCTCAAGTGGTCATTTTCACCAAACCTGATCGGGTCAGTCCTGAAATCAAAGCAGATGTAAAGAACGTCTACAAGGTCAAGATCCTGAAGCAGAAG ttgGAGAAATTCAGTGCAGATGTGGGAATTCCTATGAACTGCATCTTCCCCGTGAAGAACTACCATGAAGAAATTGACATCGACAGTGATGATGACTCACTGATCCTGAGCGCACTGAGAAGCATCATCAGCTTTGGAGATGATTACATCAACTTCAAACAGAGTGCTGAGAGACTGACATGTTTTAATACAGAATGA